GAAGCCATCTCGAAGTAGACGCGAGCGTTGCCAGGGTTCACCGCGAAGCTGGTCAGGGCCGTGGCGGGCGCGGTCGCGTACGGGCCCTCCGGTGGCGTCACGTTGGTGTACGTCCACCCCTGCGAGGTGAACTTCAGCTCGCTCACATGGTGGTCCATGCCCACGTAATACACGTGAGACCACGTGCCGTCCGTCGCGAACCCGGTCAGCGCCGTGTCATTGTCGACCATGGGAGCGTTCGCCGCGAGGTTCAGATCCTGCTGAGCCCAGGCGCCGCCGCTGTTCTCCCACAGCTCGTGGACATGGCGGCTGTTGCCCACGAAGTACACCCGCGCCTCGCTGCCTTTGACCTGGAAGGCGGTCAGCGGACTGCCAACCGCCGCCGCCGGTGCACCGGCGCGCTCGGTCACGTCACTGACGCCCCAATACATGCCATTCCACGTGAGCTCCTGGACGTGGCGGTTGCTGGCGGCCACGTAGTACACGCGCGGGTAGACCCCCGACCGCACGAAGCCCACCAGCGGGCTGTCCGCCGCGGCGGGGGGAGCCCCGACCTGCGTGGCCAGGGCCTGGTCGTGCCAGGTGCCATCCCACCACAGCTCATGCACCAGGCCGTCGTTCGCGATGAAGTAGACGCGCGGCGCGCTGTTCCCGAGCTGGAACCCTGTCAGCGGGCTCCCCGGCTTCGCCGACCCGGGCAGCCAGGAGTACTTCCACTCCGAGCCTTGTGATGCCAGCTCGGCGACGGTGCTGACGGGATCCAGGTAGTAGACCCGCGAGCTGCTGCCCGCGAGAAACGCCGCCAGCGTGCTGCGCGGCGACGCGGGCAGTGCCGAGAGGGAGGACTCGCGTGGCGGCCCGAGTTCCTCGGGGGACTCGCGCGCGGCGGGGGCCGCTCCGCAGCCAAGGCCGAGTGCCAGCACGGTGAAGAAGGACAACAGGGATTGCAGCGCGTTCATGACCGCTCCTGAGCAAGGAGCCGAGCCGGCCTCGCCGGTTCAGCTCGCGGCCACTATGAAGAGCGGGCCGCGAGGGTTCATTGCTCAGGGATGCCAATGCATTGGCAGACCGTGCCACTCACCGTGGCGGGGGTGGAGGCCCGTCGGTGAGCGAGCGCCGGTACTCCGCCGGGCTCTGCCCCGTCCAGCGCCGGAAGGCGCGGTGGAAGGTGCTCGCCTCGGAGTAGCCGAGCGCGAAGGCGATCTCGGAGAGGGAGAGCTTGCCCTCCCGGAGGTAGCGCACGGTCAGGTCGCGGCGGAGTTCGTCGATGAGCTGCTGGTAGCTCGTCCCGAGTTCCTGAAGTCGGCGGAAGAAGCTGCGCTTGCTCAGGCCGAGCTGGCGCGCCAGGAGCTCCGCCTCCGGAGGGCCGGCGCTCAGGCTCCGGAGGATGCCCCGGCGCACGTCGTCCAGGAACCCGCCCTGCGCGGGGAGCTTGCCCAGCAGCACCTGCGCGAACCGGTCGAGCACGGCGCCCAACTCCGGGTAGAAGACCGGGATGGGCCGGTCCAGCAGGCTCCGGTCGAGCGTCATTTCGTTGATGGGGTGGCCGAAGCGCACAGGGGCGCGGAACAGCCGCTGATGCTCCCGGGTGTCAGCGGGCGCCGCGTGCTGGAAGCAGACCTCCTGCGGGACCCACTCCTGCCGCAGGTACCTGCGGCCTCGCACGAGCAGCGCCGCGAGCGCGAACTCGTTGATGTGACGCGGGAGCGGATCCGGCCCGGGCCAGATGTGAACGAGCCGCGCGACCGGGCCTGTCTCCTCCAGGCTGAAGGAGGCGGCGTCATGGACCAGGGACTGGTAGCGCAGGAACGTGCGATAGCTCTCGCCCAGGGTGGACGCATGGCCCATCGCCAGGTCCACCAGGTCATAGGCATCGGGCGGCAACTCCTGGGCGCAGTGAAGCCCGAAGGCGTCGTCCCCCAGCCGGCGCGGCAGCTCCTCCCAGAGCGTCCTCACGAGTTCATGCGGGACACGGGCGTCCGGCTCGCGCAACTGCTGCGAGGAGACACCGTGGGCGTCCAGGAGGTCCTGGACGGCGACACCCGCCCTGGACGCGGCACCCGCCAGGAACCGCGCCACGAGCGCGGTCACGGTGAATCGCTGCGACATGGCTTGGGACGCTCAGCGGGACGCGGAGGGCGCCGCGTCCTCGCCGAGCAGCAGCTGACGGACGATGGGCACGGGCGGGTAGCCGTGGGAGACCACCGCGTCGTGGAAGCGCTGGAGGCTGAAGTCCTTGCCCCACTTCACCTTCGCGTCCTCGCGCAGCTCCATCAGCATCTTCTTGCCCAGCGCATACACCAGGTACGTCGGATCCGACGTGCCACGGCGCGCCTCGCGCTCCGCGTTGATGCGCGTCATGTAGGCCTCCTTCTCGAAGAGGCTCACGGCCTGGTCGTACGTCATCCCGCGCGTGTGCAAGGACAACCCCGCCACGTAGCGCGCCAGCCGCTGGAGGTAGAGCGCCAGCTGGTTCAGCCGCAGCCGGTCCGCCTGGGGGCCCGTGCCGCCGTAGCCCTCGTCCAGCATCATCTGCTCGGTGTAGAGGCCCCAGCCTTCACTGAAGGAGCCGGAGCCCAGCAGCCGGCGCACCTTCGACT
This genomic stretch from Corallococcus caeni harbors:
- a CDS encoding AraC family transcriptional regulator, with amino-acid sequence MSQRFTVTALVARFLAGAASRAGVAVQDLLDAHGVSSQQLREPDARVPHELVRTLWEELPRRLGDDAFGLHCAQELPPDAYDLVDLAMGHASTLGESYRTFLRYQSLVHDAASFSLEETGPVARLVHIWPGPDPLPRHINEFALAALLVRGRRYLRQEWVPQEVCFQHAAPADTREHQRLFRAPVRFGHPINEMTLDRSLLDRPIPVFYPELGAVLDRFAQVLLGKLPAQGGFLDDVRRGILRSLSAGPPEAELLARQLGLSKRSFFRRLQELGTSYQQLIDELRRDLTVRYLREGKLSLSEIAFALGYSEASTFHRAFRRWTGQSPAEYRRSLTDGPPPPPR